The genome window CTGGCGGTATTGCTCGACGAGATCCATCACGCCGGCGACGATGCGACCTGGGGCCGCGCGCTGCGCGACGCGTTCGATCCGGCGGCGTTTCGCGTCGCCCTCTCGGGAACGCCGTTCCGGTCCGACGGCACCGCGATCCCGTTCGTGCGCTACGCCGGCGGCCTGTCGGTCGCCGATTTCTCGTACGACTACGCGGCGGCGCTGCGCGACGGCGTCTGCCGCGCGCTGGTGTTCGCGCTGCACGGCGGCGAGGCCGAGTGGATCGCGCGCGACGGGACGCAGATGAGCGCGAGCTTCGAGGAGGCGCTGCGCGAGAGCAGTCACCGCTCGGAGCGCCTGCGCACGATGCTCGCGAGCGACGCGTGGATGGGCGACGTGCTGGCTCGCGCGCACCTGCGGCTGCTCTCGGTGCGCGCGGAGGGACACCGTGACGCCGCCGGGCTCGTCGCGGCGATGAACCAGGATCACGCGCGCGCGATCGCGGCGCTGATGGAACGCCGGCTCGGCGTGCGGCCGACCATCGTCGTCTCCGACCTGGCCGACGCCTCGGAGCGCATCGCGAGCTTTGCGCGCAGCGGCGATCCGTGGATCGTCGCCGTGCACATGGTCTCCGAGGGCGTCGACATCCCGCGCTTGCGGGTCGGCGTGTTCGCTTCGAACGTCGTGACCGAGCTGTACTTCCGCCAGTTCTGCGGCCGCTTCGTGCGCACGATCGACGGCAACGTCGACCCCGAGGCGTACGTCTTCGTCCCCGACGATCCGCGTCTGCGCGCGCTCGCGCACGGGATCACCATCGACGTCCGGCACGGGTTGCGCGGCCGCGATGCGCGCGCCGACGAGCTGGCGGTGCTGGATGCCGCCCAGCGTGCGGATCGTGCTGCCGACGCGGGGCTCTACGAGGCGATCGCCGCGCGCGCGACCGACGAGCGCGTCGTCGACCTGGGCCCGCTGTTCACCCCCGCGGCATGGTCGCAGCCGCCCGGCTCCGAGTCGTTCGCGCTCGACGCGGAGGAGCGCGAGGCGCTCCCGGTCCCGGTGGTGACCACGGCCGAGCGCAAGGAGTCGCTTCGCCGTTCCCTGCACGGGCTGGTCGCGCGCGTGTGCGTGCGCTTCGGCGTCGAACACCGGCTGGTCCACGCGACGCTCAACCAGCGCGTGGGCGGCAACGTCGCCACCGCGACGGAACGCGAGCTCGACCTGCGCCGCCGCGTGGCCGAGGCGTGGCTGGCACGCGATCGGTACGACGGCTTACGGTAGCCTCCATGAGGTTGCCGGGCCGGCGCCGAAGCGCCGCTGAGTGAATCACGACGATACGCGCGGAGCGGTCGACCCGCTCGACACTCCCGAGCTCGCCAAGCACCTCTCCGAAGAGCTGCGCGGGCTGCTCCGGCGGGCCGACGAGGGCGACGAGGCGGCACGGTCCGCGGCGTTGCCGCTCGTCGCGCCGATCGTCGACGCCTTCGCGGCGGTCGGCCTGATCGAGTTCGCCTATCTGGCGCCGACCGAGGACGACGACGAAGACGGTCCGATCGCCTGGCTCGAAGCCAGCGAGGCGATCTTCGACAAGGAGCGCGACGCGGTGGTCATCGCGGGCAGCGAGATCCTGGAGGTCTACGAAGGCCCGATCACGCTCGAAGACCCGCCCGAACACGAGGACGACGCCGAGTAGTGTCGGCGGGGCGCCTGCGTACCGCGCTGGCGCCGTACCGCGACCAGGCGCTGACGGCCCTGGTCGCGTTCGAGGCAATCTGGCTGTTCGTGCTCTCGCCCTTGGGCCAGGTGCACGTCCTGCCGAACTGGGTCAACGCGCTGACGACCGCCGTCATCGTTGCGGTCGTGTTGGTGGTCTGCTCCGGAACGACGGCGGCCGAGCTGGCCGTGGTCGCCGCGACGCTCGTCGATCTGGTCGCGACGCTGCTGCGCCACCAAGCGCCCTCGCACGTCACGCTGATCGTCGACCTGCTCTCGCGCCTGCTGTTCCTGTTCGCGGTGACGGCGGTCGTCGCGCGCGCCGTCTTCGCGCGCGGTGACGTCACCCACCATCGCATCCTAGGCGCGATCGCGGTCTATCTCAACATCGCCTGGGCGTTCGCCTACATCTACCGCGCGCTCGACGCGCTGGTGCCCGGGTCGTTCTCCGGCAATCACGTGCCGACCGCCGACGTCTTCACCATCGGGCGCTTCGTGTATTTCAGCTTCACGACGATGACCTCGACCGGCTTCGGCGACATCATCCCGATCCACCCCTTCGCGCGCAGCGCCACCAACCTCGAAGCGCTGATGGGCCAGCTCTTCCCCGCGACGCTGCTGGCGCGTCTGGTCTCGTTGGAGATCGAATACCGCCGCACGCGCGGCGGCGAAGACTAGCCGCGCTCCCGGGGCGTCGTTGCGGGCCCAGTACTGCGCGAGCTGCGAGCCGTACGCGGCGGCGTAGCGCTGGAGCCCTTCGAGCAGCGCGACCTCGTGGTCGCTCAAATCGGCGTGCCACCGGCCCGCGATCGGCACCAAGCGGTCGCGAGCGCCCTCGTTCCACACCTCGTGCGGGAAGTCGCACCGTGCGGTGCGCTGCGACGACGCTCGCGGTGACGGGCAGCGCCGCGCAGTGCCGGTCGTGCCGGCGCCCGCGGCGGGACCGGCGCGGTGCGCCAGGGGAGCTTCAAGCCGTGCCGGTCAGCATACGCACACCGAGTCGAGCGCGTCCTGCCCGCGCGCGCGGGAGATGGGCGCGCGCATCCGAAACGGCGTCCCATGGGGGTTTCGCCGCACGGCTTCGTCGGTCGCTGCCGCGCGGGTTTGGCGTACTGTGTGCGCTCGATCGGCCCGGGCGTCATCACCGGTGCGTCCGACGACGATCCGTCCGGGATCGCCACCTACGCCATTGCCGGTGCGACCTTCGGCTACGGGCTGCTCTGGGTCGCGTTGATCACCATCCCGATGATGATCGCCGTCCAGGAGGCATGCGCGCGAATCGGGATCGTGAGCGGGACCGGTCTCATCGCCGCGATGCGGCGCGCGATGCCGATCTGGATCTTGCGCGTCTTGGTCGCGCTGGTCGTCGCGGCGAACACGCTGAACATCGCCGCCGACATCACCGGGATGTCGGCCTCGGTGGCACTGGTCACGCCGGTGCCCTCGCCGGTATGGGCGATCGGCTTGGGCGCGTTGCTGATCGCGGTCGAGGTCTTCGCGTCGTATCGCGTCTTCTCGGCGATCGTCAAGTGGCTGTGCCTTTCGCTGCTCGCCTACATCGCGAGCGCCTTCGTCGTCAACGTGAACTGGCTCGAAGCGCTGCGCCAGACCGTCATACCGCAGATCCGCCTCGACAAGACGTGGATGGCGACGTTCGTGGGCTTCCTCGGCACGACGATCACACCGTACCTGTTCGTCTGGCAAGCCGCGCTCGAGGTCGAGGACGAACGCGCACAGGGCGAGGTCACGGTCGCCCAGCGCCGGGGCGCGACCAGCGCGCAGATTCGCGGCGAGCGGGCCGACGTGGTGAGCGGGATGCTCTACTCGAACGTCGTCAGCTGGTTCATCGTGCTGATCAGCGCGGCGACGCTGTTTCGGCAGCATGTCGCGATCAACAGCGTCGAGGACGCGGCCCGCGCGCTGCGGCCGCTGGCCGGTCCCTGGGCCGAGCTGCTGTTCGCGCTCGGCGTGCTCGGCGCGGGCCTGCTGGCGGTTCCGGTTCTCGCCGGCTCGTCGGCGTACGCACTCGCCGAGGCGTTCGGCTGGGCGGGCTCGCTCGAGGCGAAGCCGCGCTCGGAGGTTCCGTTCTACACCGTGATCGCGGCCGGCATCGGTCTGGGCGTCGTCGCCGACCTCCTGCGTCTGGACGCGGTGTGGGCGCTCTTCTGGTCCGCGGTCGTCAACGGCTTCGTCGCGATTCCGCTGCTGGTCGGTATCTTCTTGACCGGCAACCGACGTGACCTGATGGGACGCTGGATCAACGGACGCGGCTCGCGCATCTGGATCGGGATCACGATCGTGCTGATGTCGGTGGCGGCGATCGGCCTGGTCGTCACCGCCTAAAGTCGAAGGGCCGGCCCGACCGGGTCCGAAAGGCTCGCCCCCGGCGCGTGGGAGCGTACGGGTCTGGTGGCTCGCCCGGTCTTCAAAACCGGTGAGGCCGTCGCAAGGCGGCTGGTCGGTTCGATTCCGACACGTTCCCGCCACGCGCGCTCGGCCGGATACCCTTGTGAGAGTTCTTTGTGCTGATACCCGCCGCGCCGCCGCAAACCGTCCCCGTTTTCAGCGGCTTCGACTACGTCACCGTCGACGCGCAGCGCCGGCGCGTCTATGCCGCGCACACCGGCTCGCGAGCGCTGCTCGTGGTCGACGCCGATAGCGGGAAGGTCGTCGGCCAAGTACGGACCGGACCGATGCACGGGGTGGCGGTGAACCCGGTCGACGGCCACGTCTTCACCGGCGACGGCGACGACGCCACGGTGGCGGAAGTCGATCCGGTCGCGCTCAAGGTGCTGCGCACGGTCGCCGTCCCCGACGCGATCGCGTACGATCCGGCCATGCATCGCATCTACGCCGACGAGGACGACGGTACGCGCATCTTCGTCATCGACGCGGCGAGCTTCACGCTGGCGAAGACGATCGCGATACCGGGTCACAAGCCCGAGTACCTCGCCGTCGATCCGCGCACGCACGAGGTCTACCAGAACATCTCCGACCTCGCCGAGATCGCGGTGATCGACCCCACGACGCTGGCGGTCAAACGGACGTTCCCGACCAGCGTCCTGACCGGCAACCATCCGCTGCAGTTCGATCCCGCTTTCGACGAGATCGTCGCCGGCGGCACGAACGGCGTGATGGCGGCCTACCGCCCCGACGGCACGCTGCTGGGGAAGGTGACGACGCCGCGCTTCGACCAGTGCGACCTGGACCGCACGCAGCACGTGCTGGCGTGCGCGGGCGACGGCGGGATCACGCGCCTCGCGCTG of Candidatus Sulfotelmatobacter sp. contains these proteins:
- a CDS encoding divalent metal cation transporter yields the protein MGVSPHGFVGRCRAGLAYCVRSIGPGVITGASDDDPSGIATYAIAGATFGYGLLWVALITIPMMIAVQEACARIGIVSGTGLIAAMRRAMPIWILRVLVALVVAANTLNIAADITGMSASVALVTPVPSPVWAIGLGALLIAVEVFASYRVFSAIVKWLCLSLLAYIASAFVVNVNWLEALRQTVIPQIRLDKTWMATFVGFLGTTITPYLFVWQAALEVEDERAQGEVTVAQRRGATSAQIRGERADVVSGMLYSNVVSWFIVLISAATLFRQHVAINSVEDAARALRPLAGPWAELLFALGVLGAGLLAVPVLAGSSAYALAEAFGWAGSLEAKPRSEVPFYTVIAAGIGLGVVADLLRLDAVWALFWSAVVNGFVAIPLLVGIFLTGNRRDLMGRWINGRGSRIWIGITIVLMSVAAIGLVVTA
- a CDS encoding potassium channel family protein: MSAGRLRTALAPYRDQALTALVAFEAIWLFVLSPLGQVHVLPNWVNALTTAVIVAVVLVVCSGTTAAELAVVAATLVDLVATLLRHQAPSHVTLIVDLLSRLLFLFAVTAVVARAVFARGDVTHHRILGAIAVYLNIAWAFAYIYRALDALVPGSFSGNHVPTADVFTIGRFVYFSFTTMTSTGFGDIIPIHPFARSATNLEALMGQLFPATLLARLVSLEIEYRRTRGGED
- a CDS encoding DEAD/DEAH box helicase family protein, whose protein sequence is MRGWQRAAFERWNAERPSDALIVATPGAGKTRFATRVAHALLRDGAAGRVVVVVPREHLKAQVARATLGAGIVLDHRFANAQRRLARDVHGAVVTYQQVCAAPRLYRQLARDAQADGTPLAVLLDEIHHAGDDATWGRALRDAFDPAAFRVALSGTPFRSDGTAIPFVRYAGGLSVADFSYDYAAALRDGVCRALVFALHGGEAEWIARDGTQMSASFEEALRESSHRSERLRTMLASDAWMGDVLARAHLRLLSVRAEGHRDAAGLVAAMNQDHARAIAALMERRLGVRPTIVVSDLADASERIASFARSGDPWIVAVHMVSEGVDIPRLRVGVFASNVVTELYFRQFCGRFVRTIDGNVDPEAYVFVPDDPRLRALAHGITIDVRHGLRGRDARADELAVLDAAQRADRAADAGLYEAIAARATDERVVDLGPLFTPAAWSQPPGSESFALDAEEREALPVPVVTTAERKESLRRSLHGLVARVCVRFGVEHRLVHATLNQRVGGNVATATERELDLRRRVAEAWLARDRYDGLR
- a CDS encoding YncE family protein, coding for MLIPAAPPQTVPVFSGFDYVTVDAQRRRVYAAHTGSRALLVVDADSGKVVGQVRTGPMHGVAVNPVDGHVFTGDGDDATVAEVDPVALKVLRTVAVPDAIAYDPAMHRIYADEDDGTRIFVIDAASFTLAKTIAIPGHKPEYLAVDPRTHEVYQNISDLAEIAVIDPTTLAVKRTFPTSVLTGNHPLQFDPAFDEIVAGGTNGVMAAYRPDGTLLGKVTTPRFDQCDLDRTQHVLACAGDGGITRLALDPHGAPRVLDTTPVAAGVHTDAVDPVSHDVFAVWSDRNGGGDYVQRFHP